atgGTTCAGAGGTTTTACGTAGTTAGAAAGTTTCCCTTGTTGTTTGaggttcttttatttattttccacaaTGAATTATTGATGGTCTCACATTGCATTTTGAGTCTTATAAAGTATTCTCTGGTGTCATTGAGTTAATCGTGCCATGCTTGAGCAAATCTACTTTGTCTGttgcctttttctttgttgtcaACTAAAGAGTCTCCTCAGCTTCTGTTCTATTTTTGCGATCGCAACTtcaatttagttaaaaattcCTCGGCTTGATGTTGGGTAATGGTTTCACCCTGTGATGTTATTGTTGCTTGATTAGGCTGGTCAAGGTGCTCTACTTCTGAATATTTTATCCAAATATTGTGAAGGTTAGTGTgatttcactttctttttttcctttccatgTGCAACATGCAAGCTGAGCTTGTCATTTTACAATTCTAGCCACGTTCTGCTTAAGCactgaattatttatttgttgttgGAAACAGCATTTGCATCAATGGTTGACGGGAAGAATGGAGAAATGTCAACATCTGAGCTCTCAGGTGGTGCTCGTATTCACTATATTTTCCAGTCAATATTCGTGAAGAGTTTAGAGGTACATCCGGCTTCATTTTCTTGGTAGTGAATTTCCATGGTTTGGGTCCTCATTAGTGTTTTCTTCATggaataattaaaacaaaatcttcaGACTCGTACTTATCTTTCATTTGATTGGATGAGCTGCTTGCTTCTGCGGTCATTTTTGTGAAACATGTGACAAAACTTTCCATCTTTCTTTACTTCCTAAacataagaataaaaataactgAGTGAAAAAACTAGAAACATTTGTTCATTTGGCTGATCTTCTGCTAGGCTGTCTGATCTTGTATTGGATGGACTATTGATCTGGGCAGATTTTTAAATGCTTACATTTTTACCATCTCAGTAACTTGTATCCTGATTTATGTGTAGTCCTTTGCTATTTCTTCATGCAATTAATGCCGTCAGAGTAATGGGGGAGTGTTAACTCTCACTGATACTGAAATATTACTTGCAGGAAGTGGATCCATGTGAGAACTTAACTGATGATGACATCCGAACTGCTATCCAGAATGCAACTGGCCCTAAATCTGCTTTATTTGTACCCGAAGTAGGTTATGCCCTTTTGTCTTCCCAATCTATATTGCTCATTATAGTCGTTGTACTTTCTGTTTTTATGAGATAAATTCAGAACTCGTCATTTTATGCATGTTTTCAAGTTTTGACATTAGGTTCACCCGCTTAGCAGGGTTTAGTTCCTTACCACTGAATATATGAGGAATACAAAAGAGGGGATAACAACCCCTCAGAGTCAAATGAGCTATCAAAAAGGAGTGCTAATTCAACTTTGATACAATAAATTGcaattataaaagaattttgagACAGTGCACTTTGAGGTTAAGATTTCATTATGTCCCATTATACTTATTTCTAGTATGTGAAGGTATTGTGAAATCTTAGTGGTTACACCGTGCTTGATAGAATTTAGCCATGACATGTCCGGGTTCGCCTTATTTTGATGCTGATCTGACTTTTCAATGTGTGTAGGTTCCTTTTGAAGTTCTTATTCGCAAGCAAATAGCTCGCTTACTAGATCCAAGCCTTCAGTGTGCAAGGTTGATATATGAGGAACTAGTTAAGGTGGTTGTTGTTTTGGCTGCGTTTTGTgcatgattttattattacttgCTTATAGTTTTCTAATATTGGTTGTTCTCTTCAGATTAGCCATCATTGCGTGGTAAATGAACTACAGAGATTTCCTGTTTTAAGAAAGCGTATGGATGAAGTTATGGGCAATTTTTTGCGAGAAGGTCTTGAACCCTCGGAGACTATGATTGGGCATATCATCGATGTGGAGGTATGTCATCTATGCTTGATTTTGTGGTGATTCATCCACAAACACACAAAATCATCTTGATGTTATGTTGGTTAACCACACAAGTCAATAGctgaaatatttttcttattttggaaaatatgGATTGGTATAATTATTGGTCTATTTGAACTATGGATTTTGTGACACGTaatttgttagataaaacgTACCGATCGTTATAGTTTTATGAAATACACGCCAGAGGTcagaaatattatttgtttcggAGTTTATGCTGGTCTTCATTGTAGTGGTAATTTGATTCCCATACGCAAGGGAGTCGGTCAAGTAGTTTCACGAATACTTGGGTCACTTCAGGATTCTGTTTACTGCATAAGGGCAAACTCCTTCTTGGTTTTCTATCCATAAATTAATATCCAAGAAAGTACTGTGTAATCTTCTCCAATCAATTTatattgataatattttactatttttatgtGATGGAGCAGACGAATTAATCATAAAAGTTATGATGTCCCTGAATTGGATGCCATTTTCTCAATGGacattgattttaaatttcttgaacGGAAGTTTTAGTATgaacttaatttttgttttctttggccTTTCCATTCCAATAACTTGtgttaatgatttttttatttaccagcttttgccttttatttttattaaatgtttgaCCATGAATGCATATTGTACTTGTATTTGCAGATGGACTACATAAACACTTCACACCCAAATTTTGTTGGTGGGAGCAAGGCTGTTGAGATTGCATTGCAACAAGTCAAATCTTCTAGGGTTTCCCTGCCTATCTCTAGACAGAAGGTAAAGGCGACAACTGgttatcgttttttttttttttactttattttttaaaataaagaaatgtatatatattttttagtacaataGATGTGGTGAATAGATATTTGAACGTCTGACCCCAAAGAAAGGAGGAGATATCAATTATTGTCGAGCTATAATAAGTCAATCCTATTAGTGATGTTAAAGATATCCTTCTAGAATTTTTGTTTAGGTGGCAACTGACCGacgtgatttttttaatatacttcTATATAAGTATTATGTTTAGCAACACTTGATCAccaaaatttaagatttgTATAATGTTTTAATCAAAACTGAGGCTTATGCTTCACCTCTTCAAGATGGCTGCTTTGGAAGGAGCAAAATTACATGATTTTTGATATCGAAGAAGAGACGTCTTTCACCCAGGAGCCAATGATTCTTTTTGCGATAGTGTGTGTAGCATACACTCTCCTGGTGGTGTGTTACccataagaaatttttgtatcCATGGTCTTCTAGTGAATACTAAAGATTGAAAGACTCTTCTTTTGTAGTTCTTTGGGCTGGGGTTTCCTTTACCCACTTTGTGGTtggctttctcttttgaatATAGCATCTTGTTccttagaacaaaaaaaaaaaaaaaaaaaaaaaaaaaaaaaaaaaaaaaaNTGTCTAGTTTGTGGTTCTTgtttaatactaaattttgtgttgattAGGATGGTATAGATCTTGATAAGGCCGCACACGGGATAATCAGTTAAAATGATAACTTATTGCCCAGTGTTCGCCTTCAcatttttatactatttttatttatttgttatggTTAACAGGCTCGTCCATTGGCAGAAGGTGAAAAAGTTCCTTTGTCTGGTAATTATACTATTCTTCTCCTTTGTCTATGAACACCAACTTTTAATGCGAAGGCTAAACACgtaataaaatgtttaataatattactgtagtgttttattttgtttctaatttccaaaaattatttaaagaagtatctgaaaacaaaagatttatatatttgtaccaaaaagaaaatatcaaatattatacATATAGTGGAAATGTCTCCCTTACAGCCATCAGTTTAATAAAAGATGACTGGTTCTATTATTGGAGTACTCTCATTGATGTGCGCATTTAGTTGCATAAGGGCCTATATGAATTAATCTATTAACTATTTTCTGCATTTTTATCAATACTTCTTATGGTTTTTCCTCATCAATATGAATTCTTGCGTCCTTTAACTTGTCAGGAGGCACAGGGAGTTCTAATTGGGGGATTTCATCTATTTTTGGTAGTAATAGTAGTGATAACCGTACTTCtgttaaagaaaattcatcaaaaaaaCCATTTGGAGAGCCTCTTCATAATGTGGAGCAATCTTTCTCAATGATCCAGTTGAGAGAGGTTAGTCATAATACCGCAATCGTATGAATCGATTTTCATCTTTCCACACTGTTTGATTTAACCTGGCTAACAGGTTTTATGTTGTTATAGCCACCAACTGTTTTGAGGCCCTCAGAAACCCATACGGAGCAGGAGGCTATTGAAATTGCTATAACTAAACTGCTTTTGAGATCCTATTATGACATTGTTAGAAAGAATATAGAGGACTTGGTACCTAAAACCATCATGCACTTCCTGGTAAGTTTAATGCTTTTATAATACTGCCAGTTCCtatcatatttttcttcaattaaatACTGGAAGGGAAGCTTTGAGAttcttaaataattgaatcaaTGAGATTCTCAAAAACCAATTGCTTGCTTTCTTGTTATGAATTCATTAAAATGCATCCGTTCTTTTTATCAtcagttttgttcttttgtgtGTATCTCTTGaattttagtctttttttgtttgtttcttgttcaaaCGATTCATTAGATTTATCTCTTTGATCTTGTTTCTTGAACAAAGAATTATTTTCCTTGAATGAAGTTGATaatcgaacaaagaacactTGAACAAAGAATTATTGTTAGATTTGGAAGTACCATCAAAATTGGAAATGTTATACTAGAGAACACTTGGTGAATAAGAAACAATATGTTAATGAGAAACAACTAACAAATTGAGGGGGTAATTATTTATCATCATACTTTGTTGCTATTGACCCTAAGGTGTAGCTAAGGAACTTGTCCTTCCCCTCGTTCATCTTCTTTTGCCTGATAATTTGAAGTATTGGATTTTCAAGTGAATTCAACGAATCATAACACAAGTTTATGTGACAACTGACCAGCTAACTTAACAGCCCTACAATCTAACCAATCACTTTTGAGCTAGGCAGAAAGGGTAAACTCATAGGAGCATGGTTGATTAGACAAGTTAGGGACATGTTTTGTGATATCTTGTGATATCTGACCTACCTAGTGATGGATACTTCCTTCTGtctatttttgttcttgttctttgtttcgAGTGGGAGTAGAACATGCTGTTTTGCCAAAGCAACTAAATAGGATCATATTTAGTGCTTATGTTTTGGTTGGTTTGATTCAGGTAAACCATTCAAAACGCGTTCTGCACAATGTATTCATTAAAAAACTTTACAGGTATTCTGCTTTTGGATGCTTTTGACCTTGTGTCTTATggattatgttttttttgttttgttaagTGTTCTATGTTTTGGTGTAATATCGTAAAACAGAGAGAACCTGTTTGAAGAGATGTTGCAGGAGCCCGATGAAGTGGCAATGAAGAGAAAGCGTACGAGGGAAACTCTCCGTGTACTTCAACAGGCTTTTCGGGTATGATTTTCCTGGTCACATGACAAGTGGTGATGCTTGTGtcgttttatatttttaacaagaaaaaaatgacaatagaCTAAGATCGAAAGATACAAACTAAgcaaaaatatgaataatataCAATGAAAAGCCTTAATCTTTTATTGGTTTTCTGCTTTTTGTGATATCCAtggattggggaggagaacgaaacatcctttataagggtgtggaaacctttccctagtagacgcgttttaaaaaccttgagggaaagcccgaaagggaaagctcaacgaggacaatatctgctagcggtgggcttgggctgttacaatttttgttctttagcTATCTGAAACTTCTATTACTTTGTATTCTTcctgtattattattttcaataaagctCAAGAGAGATGGATTCATAATTAGACGAACTATTCacgaaacaaaaaaaccaaGGGGCACCAGACAGTAAATATTAAGAAGATTGACGACTaaagaacaaattttattgAGGATTCTATCATGGTTCCTATTGAAATAATTGTTCAGTTCAGTATGCTGTTTGATCATGACATTAGCACGAATGAAGATATATATGAACATAATCATGATTGCAGACATTGGATGAATTGCCTTTGGAGGCTGAAACAGTCGAAAAGGGATACAACGTCGGTGCCGATCCAACCGGATTACCGAGGATCCATGGACTCCCAACATCATCAATGTATTCTACATTCAGTTCCAGTGATTCATATTCTGCTTCTCCAGGGCACCTGAAATCCCGTAAGTCATCTCATTCAGGGGAGCATTTGTCTCCATTCCATGCTAATGCTGAGTTAAACGGAAGCGGATTCTCGTAAACGCCTGGAAATATTATGCGTCGACCAATCTGTAAGACTTCTGATTGTGCATAAGAGTCCAGTCATTACTGAATGAACGCagtatatttgattttggagTTGGGAAGCTAGCTCTTTTTACTAACTGCAAGAACATacaagaaaattcaagaacataCAAGATAAAACAACTTTTTGTGTTAGATTGCATTGTTTATGAGGGTGGTATTAGAATAAATAGGGAGCAGATGAAGTAGTAACTCCATTTGGGAAGGCAGCTGGttgtaaaaatatattgacaGTGAAATTGTTCAGATCTTGTTTGGAATCAATGGGCAATTCTGCAGCTGCGTAGTGTTCATCAATTGTAATTTCCCCCCTTCTTCCGTTTCACATCATATCTCATTGAGGGGTTTCTGTATGTTTGGACATCACTTGTGGCTTTTCAGCCCAAACTTCTGTAATTGCAATTTTGAGGTAATCTTGTGTAACTAAATAATGAGCTGTTTTCAAGATCTGCTATGCACTCAAGGATTGTTTCCAATCTTGCCAATGATCAAAGGTAACCTCTCTCCCTCCCGTACTTGTACTTGTTAGTTaggcacacactcgatctagatgaataCAAAGAGAAATGTTGTTTAAAGGTTTATATCGATGatataatacattttcaaagcacTGCCTAAtggagtatatatatatatggtgcagtttaccatatatagatTTACGATTTTCAGAGTACCACTGATAAAGTGTTTAGTCATCTACTGTATCTAACTAGCTTTTTACTGTACATGACGGtacaatttactttatatgtcatttacccTACATAGTTTTACTAAGAATTAACTACTCCATAActgaaatatattttgtgaAAAGATGAAAggtattatatttcaaataatgaaCTTGAGTTAGGTTCAAGTTGACATGAAAAATACTCGTGCAGGTGCGTATGAATGCATGCATTGATCAATAAAAGTCCAGCGGTTTATATGAAAGTGATATCTATATTGAGATTAATGGCACGTTTGAGAAAATTCTACACTTAAGTTTTAATAACTAAAAGTATGTTGTATTTTTAGAGTGATTTCGAATacggtaaaaaaataatttttaacaattttagaAGTACTCtcaaactattaaaatttattaaaaaaaataatgggtAGAATAgttgttaaattaattttagaagtaCTCtcaaactattaaaatttattaaaaaaaataatgggtAGAATAGTTGTTAACATGGGTCATCAACATTTATTCGATTTCTAACAATATCATCGGAGCAAATAAGAACTTTTTGAACTTAATATAAAAGTCGGGTGATTACTGTGACACCTATATTGGATTGGAgaagcaccagtggtctagtggtagaatagtaccctgccacggtaAAGACCTGGGTTTGATTCCCGACTGGTGCATCATGTGATGATGATCTCTATGTTTTTCTGATATCATTGAAGCAAATAAGAACTTTTGGGACTTAATATAAAAGGTCGGGTGATTGCATTGCTGCGACACCTATATTGGCTTGGAAGAGCACTAGTGATCTaatggtagaatagtaccctgccacggtacaAACCTGGGTTCGATTCTCGGCTGGGCTGGTGCATCATGCGATAATGATCTCTATGTCGaatagttaattaatatttattttattttatgataatatcatcatataaaaGGTCGGATGATTGCTGCGACACCTGTATTGCTTGGAAAAGCACAaatggtctagtggtagaatagtaccctacTATAATACAGATCCAGGTTCGATTCTCGGCTGGTGCATTATGCGATGATGATCTCTGTGTTGAATAATTAatcaacatttattttattttttgataaTATCATCGAAGCAAATAAGAACTTTTGGgactaaatataaaagatcGGGTGATTGCTGCAACACCTATATTGCTTGGAGAAGTACTAGTGGTCTAGTACTAGAttagtaccctgccacggtaTAGCCCCGAGTTTGATTCCGGCTGGTGCATCAATGCGATGATGATCTATGTGTCGAATAGTTAATCAacatttattctattttatgaTAATATCACCGaagcaaataataatttttgggACTTAATATAAAAGGTCGGGTGATTGCTGCGACACCTGTATTGGATTGGAGAAGAATAGTACTCTGCCACGGTACAGACTCGGGTTCGATTCCCAGCTGGTGCATCATGTGATGATGATCTCTGTGTCGAATAGTTAATcaacatttattatattttatgataatatCATCGAAGCAAATAAGAACTTTTGGGACTTAATATAAAAGGTCGGGTGATTGCAGCAACACCTATATTGGCTTGGAAAAGCACCaatggtctagtggtagaatagtaccctgccacggtaTAGACTcgggttcgattcccggctGGTGCATCATGCATGATGATCTTTGTGTCGATATCGaagcaaataataatttttgggACTTAATCTTAATATAAAAGGTCGGGTGATTGCTGCGACACCTATATTGGATCGGAgaagcaccagtggtctagtggaCCGTGGTTCCATTCCCGATTGGTGCATCAATGCGATGATGATCTTTGTGTCGAATAGTTAATCAacatttattctattttatgaTAATATCATCGAAGCAAATAAGAATTTTTGGGACTTAATATAAAAGGTTGGGTGATTGCAGCGACACCTATATTGGCTTGGAGAAGCACCAGTGGtttagtggtagaatagtaccctgccacggtacagacccAGTTTCGATTCTCGGCTAGTGCATCATGCGATGATGATCTCTGTGTTGAATAGTTAATCaatatttattctattttctgataatatcatcatataaaaGGTCGGGTGATTGCTGCGACATCTATATTGCTTGGAAAAACActagtggtctagtggtagaatagtaccctacCACAGTACAGACCCGGGTTCAATACCCCGCTAGTGCATCATGTGATGATGACCTCTATGTTGAATAATTAATCaatatttattctattttctgaTAATATCATCGAAGCAAATAAGAACTTTTGGGACTAAATATAAAAGGTCGGGTGATTGCTGCGACACCTATATTGCTTGGAGAAGTACTAGTGGTCTAatgtagaatagtaccctgccactGTATAGACCCGGGTTTGATTCCCGGCTGGTGCATCAATGCGATGATGATCTCTGTGTTGATCATTTAATcaacatttattatattttatgataatatCATCAAAGCAAATAAGAACTTTTGAGACTTAATATAAAAGGTCGGGTAATTGCAGCAACACCTATATTGACTTAGAGAAGCATCAGTGGTTTAGtcgtagaatagtaccctgccacggtacagaccTGGGTTCGATTCCCTGCTGGTGCATCAATGCGATTATGATCTTTGTGTCGAATAGTTAATCAACATATCGAAGGACATAAGAACTTTTGGGACTTTGGGACTTAATATAAAAGGTCGTGATTGCTTGAAGCACCAAAACAAATAAGTACTTTTGGGACTTAAGATAAAATGTCGgcctagtggtagaatagtaccctacCGCGATATATAGACTCGGGTTCGATTCTTGGCTTGTGCGTCATGCGATGATCATCTTTTGTGTCAAATAGTTGATCAacatttattctattttctgaTAATATCATCGAagcaattaataatttttgggACTTAATATAAAAGGTCGGGTGATTACTGCGACACCTATATTGGTTTGGAGAAGtaccagtggtctagtggtagaatagttgTATAGACCAAGAAGtaccagtggtctagtggtagaatagttgCATAGACTCAAGTTTGATTCCCATGGGATTGCTTGGACAACTATATTGGAATAGTTGATAACACAATCCACCATCTGAAGAGGTCTCTACACCCTTgtatatgagctagcagatattgtcctctacACCCTCTGAAGTGGTCTAGTATTAGAATAGTATCCTACCTTGGTACAAACCATGCGATGATGACTTCTGTGTTATACGGGATCTCAAAATGCACCCCCTTTAGGGACCCAGCGCCTTCGTTGGCACtggttcccctctccaatcaatgtgggactccccaatccaccccattcTGCACCCACTGTCTTTGTTGGCGTACCGCCCGGTATCCACACCTTCGGAGCTCAGCGTTCTCGTTGACATATCACATAGTGTCCACCCtttcagggtccagcgtcctcgctggacCACCTAGtgtcccctcaaggtttttaaaacgcgtctactagggagaggtttccacacccttataattagtgtttcgttctcctctccaaccgatacgaaatcttacaatccaccccccttagcATCCTCGTTAgtactcgttcccctctctaatcgatgtgggacctcctaATGCACCCCCTTTGgcgcccaacgtcctcgctggcataccgccTTGTGTCCATTCCCTTCGGGTCCCAACATCATCGTTGACACACCAACTGGTGTCCACCcctcccaatccacctcctttgtggcccaacgtcttcgctTCACAGCCTAGTATCCACCtttcccaatccacccctttggatCCTAACACCCTCGTTGGCAGACCGCCTGGTGTCCACTCCCTgcgaggcccaacgtctttgctggcacaccgccttgtgtctacccctttcggagctcagtctcctcgctggcacatctcCCATGTCTAGCTACGATACCATTTacaacaactcaagcccagtTTAAGAGTAATTTGTGAAAAGACCAAAAAGGCAAAAAAGTAAACCATTTCATCTCAATTAttacaatccaatccaacaTATATAAGAAGTGTTCCAAAAGAACATGAATCACTCTCTTACAACCTTTAactctttccttttcctaaccaaataaaaatggtttctttgaaaattcaaaattgcCCACATAAAATTACAAACATTAACTTCTGGCCAAAGCATAGAAGTAGAATACAAATAACAACAAGAGGTCTGCCACAAGAGAAAATTGCTCAAACGAGCCTCTCCCGACGTGCGAATCAAGAGCTCGGGATCGGGCGTAACCGCAGCATACATATGCTTCTCGACATCGCCTAATGTTATCAACTTGAGCTCCCCATGTTCATCCACAGCTACTCTTTTTGAGTTCATAATCTCATCCCATTTTTCTTCACAAGCCCTTTCAACAGCATGAACAATCTCATCCGTGGAAGTGTAAGCAACACAGATAGCAAGAACAGCTCCATTGTTGTTCTTGGTGGCTGCCATAGCTCTATCAACAGCTTCCCTCACAGGTTCACTCAACAAATTCAAGTCTCCCAAGAAGTGAAGCCTTATTCCATATTCATACCCAAACCCTTCTCCTCTAATCCACAATTCAACCTTTTCCAATATCAAATCCATCACGGCATCAACTTCTTGTGggcttcttttgaagttgtCAATGCTGAAGACGTAGATCGTGACATACGACACGCCCAGTTCGTAGCAGTACTTGAGCATGAACATTAAAGCTATATACCCAAACTTATAGCCAAACCCTTTCACCACCTTTTGTTTCTTGGCAAATCTTCTGTTCCCATCAAGGATGAATGCCACATGATTAGGAATTGGACCCATTGAGAGAATTTTAAGGGTACTTCtcttaatgaaattaatgGCATCTTCTAAGATCCGAGTAAGTGTAACCCAAAAGCTCATCCACACGTTTCCAATTCTCATTTTGCTTCATTGTTTGATGTGTGGTGCAAAGGGCCTGTCAATGAAACCAAGATTTATTAAGTAAGTTGGTATATTTATCTCCACATTTGGACAAACGTGTCTATGCCCACtgctagtcgatattgtcttttacgagatttttaaaatgcgtccgttagagagagattttcatactcttataaagaatccggatatgaaatctcacatccCACTCCCCTTTTAGGCCCAACGTTGTCCTTGCTGGcttttcatactcttataaagaatcccgatatgaaatctcacattccACTCCCCTTTTGAGCCCAACtttgtccttgttggcacaccgcctcgtgtctacccccttcgtaGTTTAGTCtcctcacaatctactccctttggggtctagcgtccttgctggcacaccgcccttTGGGACTCAGCCTTCTCAgtggcacatcacccggtgtttggctctgataccatttgtaatgatcCAAGGCtaccactagccgatattgtcctctttgagttttccctttcacgCTTTTAAAAATGCTTATACTTggaggaggtttccacacccttataaagaatgtttcgttctcttcttccatcaatgtgggatctcacatttgtGGTATCATGAGACGGGTAGAGATGGAAAAGTCTTTCTTCTCCTCGTTCTCGTCTCTTATTTCAATTCACATCCCTACAcaattctccatttattttcacAAGGTATAAGGGAGGATTCGTGTAGAGAATTTGGGAGGAT
This sequence is a window from Cucurbita pepo subsp. pepo cultivar mu-cu-16 chromosome LG04, ASM280686v2, whole genome shotgun sequence. Protein-coding genes within it:
- the LOC111794049 gene encoding dehydrodolichyl diphosphate synthase 6-like, with the protein product MRIGNVWMSFWVTLTRILEDAINFIKRSTLKILSMGPIPNHVAFILDGNRRFAKKQKVVKGFGYKFGYIALMFMLKYCYELGVSYVTIYVFSIDNFKRSPQEVDAVMDLILEKVELWIRGEGFGYEYGIRLHFLGDLNLLSEPVREAVDRAMAATKNNNGAVLAICVAYTSTDEIVHAVERACEEKWDEIMNSKRVAVDEHGELKLITLGDVEKHMYAAVTPDPELLIRTSGEARLSNFLLWQTSCCYLYSTSMLWPEVNVCNFMWAILNFQRNHFYLVRKRKELKVVRE
- the LOC111793803 gene encoding dynamin-related protein 3A-like, with protein sequence MANEQVPPSPTSSSSSAAAPLGNSVIPIVNKLQDIFAQLGSESTIELPQVAVVGSQSSGKSSVLEALVGRDFLPRGSDICTRRPLVLQLLQTKTGEEYGEFLHLPGKKFYDFSEIRREIRAETDREAGGNKGVSDKQIRLKIFSPNVLDITLVDLPGITKVPVGDQPSDIEARIRTMIMSYIKVPSCLILAVTPANSDLANSDALQIAGNADPDGIRTIGIITKLDIMDRGTDARNLLYGKVIPLRLGYFGVVNRSQEDILLNRSIKDALIAEEKFFRSHPVYDGLADRCGVPQLAKKLNQILVQHIKAILPGLKSRISSALVSAAKEHASYGDITESKAGQGALLLNILSKYCEAFASMVDGKNGEMSTSELSGGARIHYIFQSIFVKSLEEVDPCENLTDDDIRTAIQNATGPKSALFVPEVPFEVLIRKQIARLLDPSLQCARLIYEELVKISHHCVVNELQRFPVLRKRMDEVMGNFLREGLEPSETMIGHIIDVEMDYINTSHPNFVGGSKAVEIALQQVKSSRVSLPISRQKARPLAEGEKVPLSGGTGSSNWGISSIFGSNSSDNRTSVKENSSKKPFGEPLHNVEQSFSMIQLREPPTVLRPSETHTEQEAIEIAITKLLLRSYYDIVRKNIEDLVPKTIMHFLVNHSKRVLHNVFIKKLYRENLFEEMLQEPDEVAMKRKRTRETLRVLQQAFRTLDELPLEAETVEKGYNVGADPTGLPRIHGLPTSSMYSTFSSSDSYSASPGHLKSRKSSHSGEHLSPFHANAELNGSGFS